ACTATATCATTTTGAGCAACATAACCATCAGTATTTACTTTTATAATTTGACCAATCGATAATGTGTCTCTTATCCCCAAGTCGTTTGCATTCAATAATGTTGAAATTTTCATATTAAATCTATTGGCAATTGAAAAAAAAGTATCTCCTTTCTTTATGGAATAATCAGTGAAGTCGTTCTCGTCATACTCAATTTCTGTTTCCAAGTTTTCATTTTCTTCAGAAGTAATTTCCTGAGCAACGGAATCGTCTACAGGTTTTTGAGCCTCGGAAATTGCTACCGAATCCATTTGTCCCATATCGTTAGCCTTAGTAGATAAAGTATCCTTAATGTTATATTGGGTGCTATCAATACTTATACTTTTAGGATCTTCTATTTTAAGACTATCCGCTGCCTGCTTCTCCATTTGAGAAGATTTTTCTACTTCAGTTTTTTCGACTAATGGGACTTTTGCTTGTTCAGCTTGACTTTCCACGATCGCTTTTGTTTCATTTAGATCATGAGCTTCGTTTTCTTGATTAGGTGGTTCTCTATATTCTACAGGGAGACTTGCTGGTCGGTTATGACGCAACCATAGTACCCTGCCAACTTTAGGTTGCTGTGGTGGTTCCATCCTGTTTTTTCGGTATAATTTTTTAAGCTTAAGTCCATATTTCTGACTTATTTCCCACATGTTTTCATTTTGCGCTACTGTGTGATAATAGAATTTTGCCCTGTTGCTTTTTCGTCTTAAATAATATATCTTACCTGTTTCTAATTCTTCTCTAATTTTAAGATCGTTCCATTTTCTAAATTTGAATTGATCAACCTCTGCAGTTTTTGCTAATTTTTCCACTGTATATCCTGCTGGAGCATAGATTCCGTCTAATCCATTTACCTCTACTTTATGTGGGATTGTTCTGTCAGCCCTGCTAGGATAATTACCTACTAAAGGGAAATTTTGTTGCTGCTGATCATCAATATTGCCAGGTAAGTCTTTAGATGTGGTTTGCCGCTGGCTCTGCAATTTTTCAATCTTCTCTAAATTGGTTAGAGGTACAATGACAGTGTAATTTTTGTCTTCTGGTATAGCTCCTCTCTTAATCCATTTATTATATTCTTCTATTTGCTCAAGCGACACATTTTCTTCTTTTGCAATCGTTTTTAGAGATGTTCCTTTTACATTTTCAATTTCCTTCAGATAAAAAGGAGGCTTTGAGGTTCCAATAGTATGTTCAAATGCTACCTTATGAGCAAGGAATTTTTTCAAATACCAATAAGTATCACTGGTTATTTTTAAGCTACTTTTGCCAAAATTACTTTCATCAATTACGTCAGCGGCACCACCTCGACCTCTTTGGTAAGCAATTAAAGAATAAGCCCAATTATCGAAATATTTATTATGATCTTTTAGATAGTTTGCTGCTGCACGGCTAGATGAAACTATATTCATCCTTTCATCTACATGACGATCAATTCTTAAATCGTTTTCAAGTCCAGATATTTCCTTAAATTGCCAAAAACCTACCGCATTGCTACTAGACACAGCATCGGATACCAAAGCGCTTTCTTGTATGACCAAATATTTGAAATCTTCAGGTAAGCCTTCCTCTCTGAAAATTCTTTCAATGATCGGCATATACATATCCACGCGCTCCAGTTTCTTTTGGAAATAAGTTTCACTTCTGGTGAGAGCGTCCACATCAGCTTGAATGTCCTTTATAGCTCCTGTGGTAAGTCGAAGTTCCATGTTTGCAAATTCCATTCTAGAAGGAACTTGCTGAGCACAAAGCTTTACAACTGTAAGTACAAATATTGCTGATGTGAAAAGAGAAAGTTTTATATTCATTTTTTTCTTAAAATCATTAATCCATCTCGGATGGGAAATAACACATTTTGAACTCTATCATCTTGATGCACAAATTCGTTGAAATTCAGCATACTTTCAGTATCCTTGTCTAGTTTTTTTCTGTTTTTTTCTAATACTTTTCCGCTCCACAATACATTGTCGACCAAAATATATCCGCCTTTTCTCACTTGTTCAATACAAAGTTGGTAGTAGTTTAAATAATTTGATTTATCTGCATCTATAAACACCATATCCCAAGTTTTATTGAGAGTTGGTATGATGTCCAATGCCTTTCCAATTTTCACTTCTATTTGGTCTGAGAAAAGTGACGCCTGAAAATAAGATTTTACCCGATCTGCTAATTCTTCGTTTACATCTAGGGTAATCAGTTTTCCATTTTCTTTTAATCCTTCTGCCATACAAAGAGCCGAGTAGCCCGTGTAAGTGCCGATTTCCAAGATGTTTTCAGGCTGAATCATATGAGATAGCATCGATAATACCCTGCCTTGCAAATGTCCGCTTAACATACGGGGTTTTAAAACTTCGGTATGTGTTTCCCTGTTGATTTTATGGAGTAACTCATTCTCAGGCTCGGTATGAGCTTCAATATATTTGTCTAAGTCAGGATCTAGGAATTCCATATTTATCTTCTTTTAGCTTTATAAGTTAAGATGCTCAATCGATCATCTTCGAATATCTCATGGGCGGTATTTTGTAAATCCTTAGCTGAAATTTGCTTTATTTGTTCAAAAAGCTCATCTAAAGATTCGATTTTATCTTTATCTAATAAACTCCTGCCCAACATCAACATATAGCTCATATTATTTTCTTCTGCCATTGCCAATTGTCCCATAAGTTGTTGTTTGGCAACATGCAATTGCAAACTGCCTAGAGGCTGATCTTTCAATTTTTTGAGTTCCTTTTTTACCAGTTTTATGCTTTTCGGAAGCTGACCAGGGTCTGTCCCGAAAAATATGCTGAAAAGAGCAGTATCAGTGAATGGATGATAGCCAGCATCAATAGCATACACAAATCCGTATTTTTCGCGTAGGGCCATATTTAAGCGACTATTCATTCCAGGCCCACCTAAAATATTGACCAACATAAAAAATGCAAGTCTTTTGGGATGATGAATAGGGTAGGCGGTGGTACCAATCGCACATTGAGATTGAGAAATTTCTTTATCGAAATTCAAGGTGTTAGGTTGATAAACTTCAAAAGGAATTCTTTCTCTTTTCCTTTTATGATGTGCAATGGGCTCTAAGTATTTCTTAACATAGCGTTCCAATTTTCTCTCAGGAATATCACCTACGATCGAAAAAACCGTTCGCTCTGTATCTAAATTTTCTTCTAAAAATTCTAAGAAATGATTTCGAGTAAAGCTTTTGAGGCTTTCTTCAGTTCCTAAAATATTGTTTCCAAGTGGGTGTCCTGAAAAAATGACTTCATCGAATTGATCTTGAATATCATCTTCAGGTGAATCTTTGTACATCGCCATTTCTTCTAAAATGACCTGCCGTTCTTTTTCAATTTGTCTTTCAGGGAAAATGGATTGGAAGGTGATATCCACCAATAAATCCATGGCTTTATCGAGATATTGCTCCAAAACAGATGCATGGAAAAATATTTTCTCTTTGGTAGTGTAGGCATTCAACTCACCTCCGACAGAGTCCAATCTGTTGAGAATGTGAAAGGTCTTACGTTTTTTGGTGCCTTTAAAAGCCATATGTTCCCAAAAATGGGCAATACCCACCTGATGTGGTTTTTCATCACGGCTTCCAATGTCCAAAGCGAATCCGCAATGGACTATTTTAGAGTTACTTACTGGTTGGTGGATCACCCGGATCCCGTTTTCTAATGTCTTTACTTTATATTGATTCATTCATTCCCCCGCTTCAATGCAAAACTACAAATTATCTTTCTTTTTAAAGAAGTAATGAGTACCACAAAAGAAATTTATTTAGTTTTGAGTTGTGACAAAATGAAGATTTAATTTTTTAATATGCATATAGCTTTCGAAGCCAAGCGTGCTTTCAATAATTTTACGGGATTAGGCAATTATAGTCGGTTTGTAATTTCTGCCTTGAAAGAACAGTATCCCAAGGAGCAGTATTCACTTTTCACACCTCAAGTGTCTACACGTGATGAAGCCGCCCATTTTTTGAAGGAAAATAAAGAAATTACTGTCTTACCTTCAGGCTTATGGAAAGCAGGCGCTCTCAAAAGTGCTTGGCGCTCTAAAAGAATCGGCAAATTGGCAGAGAAGGAAGATGTGGATGTATTTCATGGACTTAGCAATGAATTGCCCTCGGGCTTAAAAAATAGGACGAAGAAAATTGTCACTATTCACGATTTAATATTTTTGAGATATCCTGATTTTTATCCTTTCATAGATAGGAGGATTTATAAAAAGAAATTTAAGTCTGCATGTAAAAAGGCAGATGAAATTATTGCGATCAGCGAACAAACTAAAAAAGATATCATAGAATTTTTTGACATTGATTCGTCTAAGATCCATGTGGTTTATCAGGGTGTTCACCCCATCTATAAGCAGGAATTGAAAACCAGAAGGTTGTTGTACCTATTGGATCAATACAGCTTACATCAGCCTTATTTTTTGTATGTAGGTTCAATCGAAGACAGGAAAAATGCTAAGGATTTGGTACAAGCTTTTAAATTGGTTTTGGATCAAGTAAATCATGATTTACTGCTGTTGATTGTAGGAAAGAGAACGGATTATCAAAAAGAAGTGGAAAAGGAAATTAATGATTTGAGGCTTGATCAAAATGTTCGGATTTACAATAATATCCCATTCACTGAATTGCCTTATCTCTATAAAGGAGCGGTAGCTTCTGTGTATCCATCGAGTTTTGAAGGTTTTGGAATCCCTGTGTTAGAATCCCTTTCTGTCGGTACTTCTGTGGTGACGGGCAATCAATCCGCTATGAAAGAAGCAGGAGGGAAGCATGCACTTTATGCGAATCCAAAAAATCATGAAGAATTAGCTTCGCAAATGGTGAAACTAGCAGATGATAATGCGTTTAATGAGCAGTTGCTTGTTGGCGTAGAGGGACACTTAGTGCAGTTTTCGGCCGAAAAAATAGCTGGAGATTTGATGGGCATTTATAAAGCCCCCTAAGCCCCAATTGGGGAAAGACACGGAACTCACGTCATGAGTAGGTTGGTAACTGCAGTTCGGTCTGAAAGTAGGTGGTACTAATTAGATAAGAAATGTGAATAAAGCTGAGATAAACATTTTTATTAGGGAAATGAAATATAATAGACGGAAAAATTAACGACTGCTGTTAAAATACTATCATCTGAACTAGAGATAATTTGCAACCTAAGACCTATCACCGAAAACATTAACCCACTAGTAATTCCGTTTTCACTTATACCGCAAACTAATATCCGTCAACCAATTCATGCTGCTAATAAAATGATCGTATCCTTCTTCTTTGCTAGTTTGATTGATTTGCAACAGGTGGTCGGGTTGGCATAACAGCATTAAAAGCTTATAATCTTCATCTGATAATTTTTCATGAAATTGGTTAACCAAATTAGCAGCTTGTTTCAATAATGCTTTTTGCAATGGATTATTCGTGTAATCAGGTATTTTATGCTCCCATGAAGGAGAACTTAATGGCAAACTTACTGCATAAACAGAGTGCTCATCAGAACTGTCTAGCATGAACAACTCTTGAATTTGCTTATTATTTGACACGCCTTTGTCTATAAAATCAGAGTTGTAGGCACTTCCATAACCATTCACCAGGCTAATTTGAAAATTGTCTGGACCGTCACCATTAGAAAGTAATATATTGAAGGGCTGTGCGGTATTCGATTTATACACTTGACCAGAATGCTTCCCCGCCAAATGCCAGGGGTTTGCGGTGGCAATAATTCCTTGATAACCTAGCGCATTTACTATTTCAGCGACTTGATCATCGTACAAGCAAGCTGTATTAATGAAAATCCCAGGCTTCTTTTCAAAATATTCATTTAATCCATCCAGATATAATTCGACCTCTTTTTTGAATAAAAGTGGAGAACATAAGTAACTGAATGAATGATAGGCACATGAACCTACCAATTGTATTTTTCCAGTATCAACTTGTTTTTTGATCTCCAACATCAAATTTGTGTCATGCTGTTTGAGAAATTTCAAAAATGGTAAACTGAAAAACACTAATGGCATTTTTCTTTCATCCGCCATTTTTAATACAGTTTTCAATTTTGAATGAACCAAATCAGCGAAATCATTGACAAAATCTTGCTGACTTTTAAGTTCATTTATGGCTGAATGATTTTTTCCAATATCTAAAAATGATAATCTTTTTACCTCCAGCGGGTGATTGAAATGTATGATTTGGTAATTATCCATTTTTTATACTTGCTTTAGTGCTGATAAAATTTCAGATGAAACATCTTTCCAGTTTCTTTTCTTAACAGACGCTGCGTTTTCTTTGGCGACTTTTAAAGATTGCTTTTTGTCAGCCAGTAGTGCTCGAACAGCTGTTGCATATGCAGCTGCATCTTTTGTAGTCACTGTGTTTACATTACTTAAAACTTCAGCCACGCCACAATTTTTTGATAAAACTAGTGGCACTTCCAAACTCACAGCCTCCAAAGCAGATAGACCAAAGGGCTCTGATAATGACGGCATCACCATCGCTTGAGAAGCTTTCATGACAGCAAAAACATCCTCCTGCGGTAAAAAACCTGTGAAATGAATTTTATCCATTAGTCCTTTTTCAGTAGCAGACGAAATCATTTCTTCCATCAATTCACCTTGCCCAACGACAACAAATCGAAGTTTATTCTCCTTTTGTATTAGTGCTTCTGCAATATCTATAAAGGTCGTAGCACCCTTTTGTAAACTTAATCTTCCACAAAAAAGAACAATATCCTCTTTGAATGGGGCCTTATAAGCAGATGGTTTTAATTCATTAATTCCATGATGGATTACCTTGATCTTGGAAGCTGAAATACCGTATTCTTTTACCATTATGTTTTTATGGTACTTGCTCACGGCTATTACTAAATCAGCTTTCTGCATGCCTTCCCTTTCCAAGTCAAATAACCATGAATTGCTTTTTTTTCCACTACGATCGTAATCCAAGGCATGAATATGCAAAACAAAAGGTTTTTTACTCAACTCTTTTAATTGCTTGGATGCAGGAATGGCGGTCCAATCATGCGCATAAATAATATCAAAATCTAGATTCCTGCTTTTGGAAATGATTTTTTGGCTGAAATCCTCTAATGCTTCTTGTACAGAAATTTCAATATTATCATTGTATTGCTCTTCAATTTCAACACTTCCAGCGTAAAAATAGGGATTGAGTTCACTTTTAACAGACAGGTGAACTAAATCGGCATTCAATTGCTGTTGGTTAGTGAGCTTTTGTCTATTGACTGTTTCAATTCTACTTTGCTCAGTTTCTTGCTCCGCTAATTCATCTGCACTCTCGACCGAGAATAATTTCAGATGCACCTTTTCAGCTAAATGCTGAGCAATATGATAGCATGCGATTCCCAGTCCGCTGTTCTGTGGGCTTGGTTTTCCTGGTCCGATCATCAAAACTTCCATGGGCAATTTTTTATAAGGTTACTATTTTATGATTTCAATTGTAGTAAATTCTTTACTAACGATAAATGTTGAATTAGCGATGGTACTAATTGTATGACCATCTACTATTACTTTTTCAATATTTTCAAATCCATGTAGAATCACTTCAAATCCTTTATTTCCACTTTCAAATTCTTTGTCCAGATTATGATGAATGATTACACCATTATCAACGGGCTTTTGAATAAAAGTGTGCAAAGTACTGATACCCATTTCAAAATCTTTGGTCAGTCCATCATCTTCATATAATTCGCTTTCTGTTTCTTCTAAAGCTTTATAAACGTGAAGTTTGATGTTTTCGGGAATGAATTCATCCACATACTGCATTTTATCCTGCATAGGGAGAATTGCTCCCGCTTTTACAAACATTGGAATTTGATCCAAAGGAGTTTGGACAGTAATTTCCCTTTTTCCCGATAATATCTCATCAGTCCAGAAATTATACCATTTGCCCTCAGGCAAATACATCATTCTTTCAGTTACTTTAGGAGCGGAAACCGGGCAAATCAGTAAATACTGGCCTAACAGAAATTCTTCTTCTCTGTCCAAAGTCTCAGTATCGTTTTGATATACTAAAGATATCGACCGCAACATAGGTTTAGCATTTTCTGCATATTGCCAATAGGTCGTATAGAGGTATGGCATGATTTCATACCTCATTTCGATAAATCTTCTTACAATGTTCAAATATTTTTCTTCAAACTGCCAAGGCTCTTTGTCGCCATGGTCTCCTGATGAATGCGTTCGGAAAAATGGATGGAAAGTAGCCATTTGAATCCAACGAGTATACAGTTCTCCATCAGGGGCTCCGATGAATCCCCCTACGTCAGAGCCAGAGAAAGAAACACCCGAAGCACTTAATCTTTGGCACTGAATATTGGCAATTTTCAAATGCTCCCATGAGGCCATATTATCTCCTGTCCAAACAGAGCTGAATCTTTGAATTCCTGCATATGCTGAGCGGGTGATGGTAAAGCTTCTGTTATTTCCTGAAAATTGCTCTAAGCCTTCGTAGGTTGCTCTGGCCATTTGCATTCCGTAAACATTATGTCCTTTTCGATGGCTACACGGATGACCGTCATAATCATGTCTTACATCACGTGGAAATGTGCCTTCTTCAAATACTGCAGGCTCGTTCATATCATTCCAAACGCCAGCCACTCCATCTTGTACTAGTCCTCCGAATAATCCTGACCACCATTTCCTTGCTGCAGGATTTGTGAAGTCAGGGAAATGGCAAGGACCAGGCCAAACACTGCCTTTAAATCTGGCACCATCCATTCTTTGGCAGAAATAATTATGGTGAACACCTTGTTGAAAAACTGTATAGAGCGGATCAATTTTAATTCCGGGGTCAACAATTACGATGGTCTTAAATCCATCTTCCTTCAAATCGGCAATCATCTGCTTTGGATTTGGGAACCTTTCATTATTCCAGGTAAAGATTCTATAGCCATCCATGTAATCAATATCTAAATGGATCACATCGCATGGAATTTTCTTGTCGCGGAAGTTATTAGCCAATTCACGAACTGTTTGCTCAGGATAATAGCTCCATTTACTCTGATGGTAACCTAATGCCCATTTTGGTGGGAGAGGGGATCTTCCTGTCAGCTCGGTGTAATCTTGCACTACATTTTCTAACTTAGGACCATAGATGAAGTAATATCGCATTTCCCCTCCTTGTGCCCAAAAACTTAAGGCCTCTTTTCTCTCATGCCCAAAATCAAAGAATGTCCGAAAAGAATTGTCTAAGAAGATACCATAGCCTTCTCCATCATTCAAACCCATAAAGAACGGAATGTTTTTATAAACAGGGTCTGTTTCATTGCCATATCCATAGCAATCGGTGCCCCATAATTCTCTACGAGTTCCATTTAAATTTAGACTGCCTGTTTTATCGCCTAAGCCGTAATATTTATTATTTTTCGAAGATTTTAAGGTAGAAATAACCACATGTCCACCAAATCTTTTTTCATCTTTCCAATGATAGCCTTTTTCATCTTCAACTAACATTTTTCCATCCTTATCAAGGATTTTGATTGTTGCATCTGATTTTTTAATGATGCACTTGAGCAAATCAGTACTGACAATTAATGCATCTTGAGATGTCTCGAAATGATAATTCGTATTTTCAAATTCGAATTCTGGATCAATTGCGTAAGAAAAGTCATTTTCAAAATATCCATCATTGGCGTAACGGAATTTTAGGATTTTCTCACTAATAATACTGAGTTCCAAGGAAGAGTGTTGGGCATAAATTTTTATTTTGCCTTTTTTCTGTTTCCAGCTGATGATTCCACCAGGATAAAATTCCTCTTCCTTGTGCTCTTTAAATTTTTCTATATAATTGCCTTCAAAATCCTTCGCAGACTCCTCAGCTTTATCTTTATTTTCTTCCATATTAAAGTATTACTATTTAGCGATTTATCGCCAATTCCAATACAAATTAACTACTTATTGTAGTTAATACACTAAGTATTTGCTTATTTTTTTTAAATTAAGGTTCTAAGACTAAAAGCTATTTTAATTTAACAAAACTGGATTGATTTTCACTCCATTTGGTCTTATTTACAGATTATTCTTATAAATTAAGTATTCTATTCCAGATATTGAGAAACGAACAAGTATGAAGGAAACTAATTCGATTGATAATGAAGCACATATTTTAACCGAAGTGGCTTGGGAGGTCTGCAATCAAGTAGGCGGAATTTACACGGTTATACGATCCAAGGTACCTACTATGGTGAAAAACTGGGGAAAAAACTATGTTCTTCTAGGTCCTTATGCGCCCAAAGAAGCAGCCACCGATTTTGAAGAGGCACAGTTTGGTCACGATGTAATTGATGAAACTTTAAGAATATGTAGAGAGAAAGGTTTAAATATAAAGAGTGGATATTGGTTAGTATCGGGTAGACCTCAAACCTTACTGTTTGACCATAAGTCTTCCTTTCACGAATTAGGTGATATTAAATACTATTATTGGCAAAATCATGGAATAGATTTTAAAAATCATGATCCACTGATGGATGAGGTATTGGCTTTTGGATACATGGTGCATATTTTTCTTTCTGAGTTGACTCGAGTGGCCATTGATAAAAAATTGAAGCCAATAGCCCATTTCCATGAATGGATGGCTGGTTCTGCAATTCCAAACTTGCGTAGAGATCAAGTTCCTCTGCAAACAATATTTACAACTCATGCCACACTTTTAGGTAGATATTTGGCTATGAACGACCCCCAATTTTATGATCACCTTCCATTTATGGATTGGCATAAAGAAGCAGTTCATTTTAATGTAGAGGCAAATGTTAAATTAGAGCGAGCTTGTGTTCATGGTGCACATGTTTTTACAACCGTCAGTGAAGTGACAGGAAAAGAATGTTTTCATTTGCTGGGTAGGAGCCCAGATAAAATATTACCTAATGGCTTAAATATAGAAAGGTTCTCAGTATTACATGAAGTACAGAATTTGCATCATAAATATAAGCTTCTACTTGAGCAGTTTATTATGGGGCATTTTTTTAAAAGTTATTCATTTAACTTAAGTAAAACACTTTACTTTTTTACCTCTGGGAGATTTGAATATTCCAATAAAGGTTACGATTTAACCCTAGAAGCATTGGCTCGCTTAAACCATAGATTGAAGGAAGCTAACTCCCCATTAACTGTGGTCATGTTTTTTATTACACGTCAACCTGTTCAGTCCATCAATCCTGATGTTTTGAATGCAAGGGCGATGTTGGATAAAATTAATACCAATTCAAATGCAATAGTAGAACAGATTAAGAATCGATTATATCGTCAGGCCGCCTCAAGTAAAGGAGATCATAAGCTCCCTAATCTAAATGATATGGTCGATGACTATTGGAAATTGCGGCACAGAAGAACCATACAGGCATGGAAGTCAGGTGGTTTGCCGCCCGTGGTAACGCATAATTTAGTGAACGATGATAAAGACGATATTTTAAATTTCTTGAGAACCGCCAACCTTGTCAACCACGAATCCGATAAAGTTAAAGTAGTGTATCATCCTGATTTTATATCGTCCACGAATCCGTTATTTGGAATGGAGTATGATGATTTTGTAAGGGCTTGCCATCTTGGAGTTTTTCCAAGCTATTATGAACCTTGGGGATATACGCCTTTAGAATCTTTGGCAAGAGGTGTAGCTTCAGTGACTTCAGATTTGTCAGGATTCGGAGACTACATGAAGAATGTGAGTATCGGAGATAGAAAGCATGGAATGTTCATAGTAAAAAGAGCCAATAAAAGCTTTGATGAGGCAGCTGAGGAATTGACGAATGTGATGTGGGATTTTACCCAAATCACTAGTAGAGAAAGAATTGATATGCGGAATATGTCAGAAGATTTATCAGAAGTTTTTGATTGGAAGAATTTGTATAGCGCTTATGAAAGTAGCTACAAAATGGCTTTAGAGACATATTTTTAAACCTAACAACCTAAAATTATGGATAGTAAATTACAAGAAGATATTCAAAAAGCAGGAAAGTCAATTGATCTGGTAGAGGAACAGTTAAATAGATTTAAAAAAGGATTTCCTTACTTGCCCATTGACAGACCCGCAACTATTGGAGATGGATTGATTCAATTATCTGAAAAAAGTATAGATGAATTTATTTCCTTTTATGAGAAGCAGTCAAATGATTATAACTTGATAAAATTTGTACCTGCAAGTGGAGCTGCTAGTCGGATGTTTAAGAATTTGTATGCTTTTCTGGAGGAAGACGAATCTAAAGCAGAGCATGATCAATTTTTGAAAAAATTCTTTGACAATATTCATAATTTCGCGTTTTCTCAAGCATTAGATAAGGAAATGCAAGAGAATGGAAGTGGGATCGATCAAGCTCTAAAGAATGGAGAGTATCATAAGATCGTACAAACTCTGCTTTTCGAAGATGGATTAAATTACGGGAATTTGCCCAAAGGACTCTTGGAATTTCATGATTATAAATCAGGAATTAAAACACCGGTAGCCGAGCATTTTACAGAAGGTGAAAATTATGCAAGAGGGACTGAAGGAAAAGTTAGATTGCATTTTACTTGTTCACCTGAGCATCAAAAACTATTCGAAGAGCATGCGGACCATATAAGGAAGGGTTTCAGTGAATTTGATATTACCTTTTCTCAACAAAAGCCTGAAACTGATACCATTGCAGTCAACCCTGATAATACTCCTTTCTACAATGAAGATGGAAGTATTCTATTTCGGCCTGCTGGTCATGGCGC
This is a stretch of genomic DNA from Marivirga harenae. It encodes these proteins:
- a CDS encoding LysM peptidoglycan-binding domain-containing protein, which produces MNIKLSLFTSAIFVLTVVKLCAQQVPSRMEFANMELRLTTGAIKDIQADVDALTRSETYFQKKLERVDMYMPIIERIFREEGLPEDFKYLVIQESALVSDAVSSSNAVGFWQFKEISGLENDLRIDRHVDERMNIVSSSRAAANYLKDHNKYFDNWAYSLIAYQRGRGGAADVIDESNFGKSSLKITSDTYWYLKKFLAHKVAFEHTIGTSKPPFYLKEIENVKGTSLKTIAKEENVSLEQIEEYNKWIKRGAIPEDKNYTVIVPLTNLEKIEKLQSQRQTTSKDLPGNIDDQQQQNFPLVGNYPSRADRTIPHKVEVNGLDGIYAPAGYTVEKLAKTAEVDQFKFRKWNDLKIREELETGKIYYLRRKSNRAKFYYHTVAQNENMWEISQKYGLKLKKLYRKNRMEPPQQPKVGRVLWLRHNRPASLPVEYREPPNQENEAHDLNETKAIVESQAEQAKVPLVEKTEVEKSSQMEKQAADSLKIEDPKSISIDSTQYNIKDTLSTKANDMGQMDSVAISEAQKPVDDSVAQEITSEENENLETEIEYDENDFTDYSIKKGDTFFSIANRFNMKISTLLNANDLGIRDTLSIGQIIKVNTDGYVAQNDIVEDKQPATNETSKENIEIKENNIEHRVTSGDTMYALAKKYNVTLKEIMEWNNKEDYNLREGELIMIKQK
- a CDS encoding O-methyltransferase translates to MEFLDPDLDKYIEAHTEPENELLHKINRETHTEVLKPRMLSGHLQGRVLSMLSHMIQPENILEIGTYTGYSALCMAEGLKENGKLITLDVNEELADRVKSYFQASLFSDQIEVKIGKALDIIPTLNKTWDMVFIDADKSNYLNYYQLCIEQVRKGGYILVDNVLWSGKVLEKNRKKLDKDTESMLNFNEFVHQDDRVQNVLFPIRDGLMILRKK
- a CDS encoding M16 family metallopeptidase; protein product: MNQYKVKTLENGIRVIHQPVSNSKIVHCGFALDIGSRDEKPHQVGIAHFWEHMAFKGTKKRKTFHILNRLDSVGGELNAYTTKEKIFFHASVLEQYLDKAMDLLVDITFQSIFPERQIEKERQVILEEMAMYKDSPEDDIQDQFDEVIFSGHPLGNNILGTEESLKSFTRNHFLEFLEENLDTERTVFSIVGDIPERKLERYVKKYLEPIAHHKRKRERIPFEVYQPNTLNFDKEISQSQCAIGTTAYPIHHPKRLAFFMLVNILGGPGMNSRLNMALREKYGFVYAIDAGYHPFTDTALFSIFFGTDPGQLPKSIKLVKKELKKLKDQPLGSLQLHVAKQQLMGQLAMAEENNMSYMLMLGRSLLDKDKIESLDELFEQIKQISAKDLQNTAHEIFEDDRLSILTYKAKRR
- a CDS encoding glycosyltransferase family 4 protein, whose product is MHIAFEAKRAFNNFTGLGNYSRFVISALKEQYPKEQYSLFTPQVSTRDEAAHFLKENKEITVLPSGLWKAGALKSAWRSKRIGKLAEKEDVDVFHGLSNELPSGLKNRTKKIVTIHDLIFLRYPDFYPFIDRRIYKKKFKSACKKADEIIAISEQTKKDIIEFFDIDSSKIHVVYQGVHPIYKQELKTRRLLYLLDQYSLHQPYFLYVGSIEDRKNAKDLVQAFKLVLDQVNHDLLLLIVGKRTDYQKEVEKEINDLRLDQNVRIYNNIPFTELPYLYKGAVASVYPSSFEGFGIPVLESLSVGTSVVTGNQSAMKEAGGKHALYANPKNHEELASQMVKLADDNAFNEQLLVGVEGHLVQFSAEKIAGDLMGIYKAP
- a CDS encoding glycosyltransferase family 4 protein, which produces MEVLMIGPGKPSPQNSGLGIACYHIAQHLAEKVHLKLFSVESADELAEQETEQSRIETVNRQKLTNQQQLNADLVHLSVKSELNPYFYAGSVEIEEQYNDNIEISVQEALEDFSQKIISKSRNLDFDIIYAHDWTAIPASKQLKELSKKPFVLHIHALDYDRSGKKSNSWLFDLEREGMQKADLVIAVSKYHKNIMVKEYGISASKIKVIHHGINELKPSAYKAPFKEDIVLFCGRLSLQKGATTFIDIAEALIQKENKLRFVVVGQGELMEEMISSATEKGLMDKIHFTGFLPQEDVFAVMKASQAMVMPSLSEPFGLSALEAVSLEVPLVLSKNCGVAEVLSNVNTVTTKDAAAYATAVRALLADKKQSLKVAKENAASVKKRNWKDVSSEILSALKQV
- a CDS encoding glycoside hydrolase family 31 protein, with translation MEENKDKAEESAKDFEGNYIEKFKEHKEEEFYPGGIISWKQKKGKIKIYAQHSSLELSIISEKILKFRYANDGYFENDFSYAIDPEFEFENTNYHFETSQDALIVSTDLLKCIIKKSDATIKILDKDGKMLVEDEKGYHWKDEKRFGGHVVISTLKSSKNNKYYGLGDKTGSLNLNGTRRELWGTDCYGYGNETDPVYKNIPFFMGLNDGEGYGIFLDNSFRTFFDFGHERKEALSFWAQGGEMRYYFIYGPKLENVVQDYTELTGRSPLPPKWALGYHQSKWSYYPEQTVRELANNFRDKKIPCDVIHLDIDYMDGYRIFTWNNERFPNPKQMIADLKEDGFKTIVIVDPGIKIDPLYTVFQQGVHHNYFCQRMDGARFKGSVWPGPCHFPDFTNPAARKWWSGLFGGLVQDGVAGVWNDMNEPAVFEEGTFPRDVRHDYDGHPCSHRKGHNVYGMQMARATYEGLEQFSGNNRSFTITRSAYAGIQRFSSVWTGDNMASWEHLKIANIQCQRLSASGVSFSGSDVGGFIGAPDGELYTRWIQMATFHPFFRTHSSGDHGDKEPWQFEEKYLNIVRRFIEMRYEIMPYLYTTYWQYAENAKPMLRSISLVYQNDTETLDREEEFLLGQYLLICPVSAPKVTERMMYLPEGKWYNFWTDEILSGKREITVQTPLDQIPMFVKAGAILPMQDKMQYVDEFIPENIKLHVYKALEETESELYEDDGLTKDFEMGISTLHTFIQKPVDNGVIIHHNLDKEFESGNKGFEVILHGFENIEKVIVDGHTISTIANSTFIVSKEFTTIEIIK